The sequence below is a genomic window from Thermococcus sp..
AGACCCTCAAGAGGCTCGCGAAGGAGATAGAGGTCACCAAGAGGCGCGTCAACGCGCTCGAATACATTATAATCCCGCGCATGGAAGCCACCGTCAAGTTCATAAAACAGAGACTGGACGAGATAGAGCGCGAGAACTTCTTTAGGCTGAAGAGGGTCAAGGCCCTCATCGAGGCCAGGGTCCAGGCCGAGGGCTCCTGACGGAACCCTTTTATTATCCCGTTTCCTTTTCTTTCCGGTGGTTTCATGACGGAGAAACTGTTCTATGCCGACGCTTATCTCAGGGATGCGGAGTCGGTGATCAGGAAGGTTGAGCTGGAGAAGGGAAGGGCAAGGGTTCTCCTAGAGGGAACGATTTTCTATCCTAATGGTGGTGGCCAGCCCTCTGACCGGGGAACGATAGCCGGCGAGGGCTTCAGGATAACCATTGAAAATGTCGAGGGTAAGGAAGATGTATGGCACGAGGGACGGCTTGAGGGCAGGGTTCCGGAGCCTGGTGAGGGTGTTAGGCTGATCCTCGACTGGGAACGGCGTTACGAGAACATGAAGGCTCATACCGGTCAGCACATCCTTTCTGCCGTCATAAAGGACCTGCTCGATGCCAATACGACCGGCTTTCAGATATTCGATACTTACAACAAGATCGAGATAGACTACCCGGGCGAGCTCACTTGGGATACCGTACTGGAGATCGAGAGGGTGGCCAACGGGGTCGTGTGGCGTGACCTTCCAGTTGAGGTGGAAGTTTATGGGGAACTCCCCTATGAGCTCAGAAAAAGGCTCAGGAAGGAGCTCTCCGATAAAGTCAGGCCCCCGATAAGGATAGTCTCCATTCCAGGGGTTGACGTGATACCCTGCGGCGGGACGCACGTGAGGAGCACCCGTGAGGTCGGTATCATAAAGGTCGTCGACTTCTACCGGAAGAGCAGGAAGCTCTGGCGCATCGAGTTCGTCTGTGGAAACCGGGCGCTGAAGTACCTGGACGGGCTTATGGCGGACTACTGGCTGAGCCTCGATGAGATGCCGAACAAGAACCGTCCGCTCGTAGAGCGAGTGAGGGAGCTTAAAGCTGAGTTGGAGGCTCTGAAGGCTCAAAAAGATTCCCTTAGACGGTCCCTTTTGGAGTGGAAGGCAAAGGCACTGCTGGAAACGGCGGAGGAGGTTAAGGGACTGAGGGTGATTGTTCATCTGGAGGAGGCCCAGCTGAAGGACGCCCAAGCGTTTGCAGTTTACCTCGTGGACAGAAATCCGAACACCGTTGCCTTAGTAGCCGGTAATAACTACGTCATCTTCGCTAGAAATCGGGAGGCCGGGAGGGTCTCTATGAGCGAACTGTTGAAGGACGTCCTCTCAACGGTGGGTGGGGGAGGTGGCGGCAGCGAGGTCCTCGCCCGTGGCGGTGGGTTCAAAGTAGCGCCGGAGAAGGTGCTTCGGCTGGCACTGGAGGCTCTGAAGGGTAAGCTTGAGGAGGCTACCTCCCCGTGAGTCATCTCCCTTTGAATGGTTCCTCCAATCCCAGTCTCTTGAATACGATTCTCCTCTGTTCCTCGTGGATGGAGGGGTGTCTCAGCTCCTTCTCCGCCTTATCTCTGCTCATGAGACCGTACCTGACGAGGGCCGCTATCCTTCGCTGTTCAAAGCTGTGTCCGTGCTTCTCCCAGTAGCGCTCCAGTGCGGGCCCGAGGATGAGACAATTTGTCGTGTAGCCTGGCAGCTCAGGGAATTCGAAGGGTAATTTTTCTAGTATCCCAAAGCGCTCTCCCTCCGTCATCATTGAGAGGAGTCTTATCTGGACCACACCTCCTCTCATCTCCCTGTACGGATGGTGGCCGAAGGGAAGTTCGTGTCCCGTGATTATGTAACGGTACCCTTTTCCAACCGCGTACTTCCTTAACCTCTCCATAGTTCTTTTGGAGCAGGCCCGGCAGGGACTCTGACCTTTTAGGAGGGCCTCGCGGAAGATGTCGGAGTAATCATACCTCAGGAGCGTGAACGGGACATCCAGGTGCCTGGCTATTTTTCGGGCGTTCTCTATGGCCTCCTCAGCCATCAGCCCGTGGTCTACCATCACCGCCTCCAGCTCTCGAACCTCATAAACTTTTTTTGCAAGGTACAGGGCAACGACGCTATCCTTCCCCCCAGAGTATGCCACCAGGGCTTCATCGACCCCCACCATGATCTCTTCGAGCTCCTTCCGCACGTCCGCTATGTTCGGGGGGTGCCTTAGGTAGATCTGACATTCCCTGCAGAGCGGCTTCCCATTTATGATGTCTATCTTTGCGGTTCTTTCGTCGTGAACGCAGAGTGAGCACTTCAGCATGAGGCCGGTTGAGTGGCTCCTCTTAAAAGGGTAACCCAAACCGCAAATTTCAAAAGTGCCCCTGTGGAGATAGGCCGGTGATCGTATGAGAGTCGTGGGGGTTGATCCAGGTACTAAGAGCTTTGACATCATCGGACTTGAGAACGGTAGGATACGGCTTGATCTGAGCTTTCCAAGTGAGGTGGTCGCTGAGGATCCTAGAAGAATAGTGAAGGCGATAGAGGATTTTGAGGCGGACTTCATAATAGGCCCATCAGGCTACGGCCTCCCGCTTAAGCGTATAACCGACCTAACCGAGAGGGATCGCTTTGAGATGACCCTTGTTCGGGAGGATGAACTCAAGGAGATTCCGGTTCTAACCGGCCTTCAGG
It includes:
- a CDS encoding DHHA1 domain-containing protein — its product is MTEKLFYADAYLRDAESVIRKVELEKGRARVLLEGTIFYPNGGGQPSDRGTIAGEGFRITIENVEGKEDVWHEGRLEGRVPEPGEGVRLILDWERRYENMKAHTGQHILSAVIKDLLDANTTGFQIFDTYNKIEIDYPGELTWDTVLEIERVANGVVWRDLPVEVEVYGELPYELRKRLRKELSDKVRPPIRIVSIPGVDVIPCGGTHVRSTREVGIIKVVDFYRKSRKLWRIEFVCGNRALKYLDGLMADYWLSLDEMPNKNRPLVERVRELKAELEALKAQKDSLRRSLLEWKAKALLETAEEVKGLRVIVHLEEAQLKDAQAFAVYLVDRNPNTVALVAGNNYVIFARNREAGRVSMSELLKDVLSTVGGGGGGSEVLARGGGFKVAPEKVLRLALEALKGKLEEATSP
- a CDS encoding 7-cyano-7-deazaguanine synthase; this encodes MLKCSLCVHDERTAKIDIINGKPLCRECQIYLRHPPNIADVRKELEEIMVGVDEALVAYSGGKDSVVALYLAKKVYEVRELEAVMVDHGLMAEEAIENARKIARHLDVPFTLLRYDYSDIFREALLKGQSPCRACSKRTMERLRKYAVGKGYRYIITGHELPFGHHPYREMRGGVVQIRLLSMMTEGERFGILEKLPFEFPELPGYTTNCLILGPALERYWEKHGHSFEQRRIAALVRYGLMSRDKAEKELRHPSIHEEQRRIVFKRLGLEEPFKGR